In one window of Gossypium hirsutum isolate 1008001.06 chromosome A01, Gossypium_hirsutum_v2.1, whole genome shotgun sequence DNA:
- the LOC107917302 gene encoding premnaspirodiene oxygenase: MLIGFYMAMPVYSIDVFRISQKTWFLDAPKLGELSHIVLSSPEAAREVKKTHDINFANRPFLLDAEIIMYHFSDIAFASYGGYWRQLRKVCTLELLSTKCVQSFRSEESSLSYSITIRTGFSGRCKQHEAFISILRKLVEAAAGFSIADLFPSIKLLHVISGMGAKFERDRNAHPKKSDDEIDDQVSALLNLQDHGGLEFPLTTDNVKAEMMKNPRILEKEQAEVRQAYDRTGDVSESDLHELTYLKLVIKETLRLHPPPPLLLPRETNSSVVQLTTKGLTSNLFPLVLEGESVLASQFTVWLFSRLPNGLENEDLDMTEAFGASVRRKSDMYLIPIPYHPLCVQ; the protein is encoded by the exons ATGTTGATAGGATTCTACATGGCTATGCCTGTTTACTCCATTGATGTTTTTCG AATTAGCCAAAAGACATGGTTCCTTGATGCACCTAAACTTGGTGAATTATCACATATTGTTCTTTCTTCTCCAGAGGCTGCTAGAGAAGTGAAGAAAACACATGACATCAATTTTGCTAACAGGCCCTTTCTCCTAGATGCTGAAATCATAATGTACcatttttcagatattgcttttgCATCATATGGAGGCTATTGGAGGCAGCTTCGAAAGGTTTGCACATTGGAGCTGTTAAGTACGAAATGTGTACAATCATTCCGATCAGAGGAAAGCAG CTTATCATATAGCATCACTATAAGGACGGGTTTTTCCGGAAGATGCAAGCAACACGAAGCATTCATTTCAATTCTGAGGAAACTTGTGGAAGCTGCAGCTGGTTTTAGTATTGCTGATCTGTTTCCTTCCATCAAATTGCTTCATGTGATCAGTGGAATGGGAGCTAAATTTGAGAG AGATAGAAATGCGCATCCGAAGAAAAGTGATGATGAAATAGATGATCAAGTTAGTGCTCTTTTGAATCTTCAGGATCATGGAGGCCTTGAATTTCCCTTAACAACTGACAACGTCAAAGCT GAAATGATGAAAAATCCTAGAATCCTTGAAAAAGAACAAGCCGAGGTGAGGCAAGCCTATGATAGAACAGGGGATGTCAGCGAGTCAGACCTTCATGAATTGACGTACTTGAAGTTAGTTATAAAGGAAACTCTAAGATTACACCCTCCTCCACCTTTGCTACTTCCAAGAGAAA caaATTCATCAGTAGTTCAGTTGACTACAAAGGGGCTAACTTCGAATTTATTTCCTTTGGTGCTGGAAGGAGAATCTGTCTTGGCATCTCAATTTACGGTATGGCTGTTCTCGAGACTCCCTAATGGACTGGAAAATGAGGATCTAGACATGACTGAGGCTTTTGGTGCTTCTGTTAGAAGAAAAAGTGATATGTACTTGATTCCCATTCCTTACCACCCGCTATGTGTTCAGTAG
- the LOC107917840 gene encoding serine acetyltransferase 1, chloroplastic — translation MKILGTSRPLPLPLYNNSPPFSHPHFSPSIFPSTHYSHKFSQSMAACIDISRTTDSSQLSQRPNISQPDEVLYKYGSFCRSTFPNNVSSVPLNKNHTKTIPTRKSVDFSLEEKEEVGALWLKMKEEARLDAEQEPILSNYYYSSIFSHNSFESALANHLSIKLGNPSLPSSTLFDIIMAVLVEDQGIMIAIKEDLKAAKERDPACISYVHCFLNFKGFLACQSHRVAHNLWCQGRKVLALLIQNRVSQVFDVDIHPGAKIGSGILFDHATGVIVGETAVIGNNVSILHNVTLGGTGKASGGRHPKVGDGVLIGAGTCILGNIKIGDGAKIGAGSVVLKDVPPRTTAVGNPARLVGGRENPIKLDKIPSFTMDHTSHIAEWSDYVI, via the coding sequence ATGAAAATTCTTGGGACATCTCGACCTTTGCCTCTCCCTTTATATAACAATTCTCCTCCTTTCTCTCATCCACACTTTTCTCCTTCAATTTTCCCATCAACCCATTATTCTCACAAGTTTTCGCAATCCATGGCTGCTTGCATTGACATCTCAAGAACAACAGACTCTTCCCAACTTTCCCAACGTCCAAACATTTCTCAACCTGATGAAGTTCTTTACAAGTATGGAAGTTTCTGCAGATCCACTTTCCCAAATAATGTTTCGAGCGTACCCTTGAATAAAAACCACACAAAAACCATCCCTACAAGAAAAtctgttgatttttctttagaagaaaaagaagaggttGGTGCTTTATGGCTGAAAATGAAAGAAGAAGCAAGGTTAGATGCTGAGCAAGAACCCATCTTATCCAATTATTATTATAGCTCAATCTTTTCTCATAATTCATTTGAAAGTGCTTTAGCCAATCATTTGTCTATCAAATTAGGCAATCCAAGTCTTCCTAGCAGTACTTTATTTGATATTATCATGGCCGTGCTTGTGGAAGATCAAGGAATCATGATAGCTATTAAGGAAGATTTGAAAGCTGCTAAAGAAAGAGACCCTGCATGTATAAGTTATGTACAttgctttttgaattttaaagggTTCCTAGCATGTCAATCACATAGGGTAGCCCATAATTTATGGTGTCAAGGGAGGAAAGTTTTGGCCTTGCTGATACAAAATAGGGTGTCTCAGGTTTTTGATGTGGATATTCATCCTGGAGCCAAGATTGGGAGTGGGATATTGTTTGATCATGCTACTGGAGTTATTGTTGGAGAGACAGCAGTGATTGGAAACAATGTGTCAATTTTACATAATGTAACATTAGGAGGAACTGGTAAGGCTTCTGGTGGTAGACATCCAAAGGTTGGAGATGGGGTTCTGATTGGTGCCGGTACTTGTATTTTAGGGAATATTAAGATTGGTGATGGAGCTAAGATAGGTGCTGGTTCGGTGGTGTTAAAGGACGTGCCTCCAAGGACTACTGCGGTGGGGAATCCGGCTAGATTGGTAGGAGGGAGGGAGAACCCTATAAAGCTTGACAAGATTCCAAGTTTTACCATGGATCATACTTCACACATTGCTGAGTGGTCTGATTATGTCATTTAG